gacttcctctttaccgggcacaggttcggcCAAATagacagttaaattccaacacgaagtctcctgtcttcggccacgtcacgaccccgtgacaatacaaaTTAGCTTAAACAGGAGTGACTTGTGTCATTTCATTTATTAAACACTTTTTTATAATGTATTGCGTTCTTTTATTCTTATAACTATAATTTCGAACGAGGCTCCCCTATCGAGGCCCAAAACTTCATGTAAACTATGTTCTTTCTTGGTTAGTGTATATCTTCGCGATTACACGCTGCTCTAacgtaaatgaaagaaaaagtTGTGGTACCTTTTTTTTCAGGGTGAAGCAATATTTGATGGTCCCTGGTAAGATATATTAGTAGATATAGCTCTATGGAGAAGTTATGTGGTCTTTTTTATTCGCTAGTCATATTCACAATGCCGAATAAATTATGACACGTAGTGTTAAAAATTCAGTACATTTTCAATAAATAAGACACAGTCAACAGTGTAGGCAAAACGAAATGTAAGATAAAATAAGTGAAGCGAAAGAGTGCCATATCCACTAAGCGTCCTTTCTGTCCCGTGTTATTTTCTTTACCAAATCTGCTCTCCCCTAAGCAAAACACTGAAAGATGCCAGACTCGAATTTATTGATTTGAAAATGAagtctcctctctctctctctctctctctccaggtAACGTGGCCAGCACCATGTAAAGTTATGCGAAAAAAAGCTTTTAGAATTATTGTTCACAACATTAGTGGCAACTTGGTCGCACTCTTGAAGTGCAGAAAATATAAAGCACGTGAAATTTATTTCTCACAAAAACGGGTCACGAACTCGCTCACAGCGCAAACGTAGGTTGCTAGACGTTGCGCCATGGGATCAATTGTGCATGCAGGATGGGCAACAATTTAGAAAAGACTTCCAGACGCTCAACTGCGCAGAGAGAGTAAACGGAAAGAGGTAAATATTGTGTTTTTGATGCTATCAGGCCAGCAAAGTATAAGAAACGGACTGTGTTGGCCGAGTTCCAGGTTTACACCAGCGGGTTTCCCACACAGAAGTAGCATTTCCTTATTTACGATGAATGGATGATGGATGAAAAAAACTATACAGGTCGAATAGGTCGATCGAGCCCGAGGCGGAGCGCTGCTTGCACGTTAAGAGCGAGAGACCTGGGCTTTCGGCCACTTGGCGGGCTGCTTGGACAGCCTGCAACTGTCCCTGTATTGTGGTATACAGAAGAGCTGTACAACAGGGGCTTACACTGAAATAGACATCAAATGTAGGACTATGCGTGCGCTAGTGAAACTAAGGCGGTGACAAAAATCATAAGACACGCTGAGAGCTCAGAGTAACAGGTGAAGTGTTGTGCTTACTGAGGCACAAATTTCAACATGAAAACGTAACTACTGTTTATTTTATTCGAAACATTAGTGTGCCAGCATACTAACGCTGCGCTCTGCCTATTAGCGAGAGAGTATGCCTAATGGTCTCCCAAGCACACTCACTTTGTAGCGAACGCCGTTGACGCATGTACGTCAGTACAGATACCAAGTTCATGCTGATAAAAACTTAGCAACTGCTATTAGAGGGACCCATATTTCTATATCtggcataaaaaagaaagattttCAGAACAGGAGCGTAGCAGGAAAGTAACTACACGTGCATTGGTTCCACAACCTGTTTTGGCCACCTGTGTTAACGTCACAATTGGCCGTAGAAGATATCTACGGAAAGAAGAAAAACGGCAGCAGAGTTAGCTTTTCGTGACGGAATAGAACGAATCCTCACTTAACAGCATATCCAAGTCGTTCTGAATCAGCTCTATGCTTGTTACGTTAAAATTTCTTTTGCGCAGTCATGTTTCTTTCGCTGGGGAGCCATGATGCGAAAACACTGAACGTTCAAACGCAGCTTGCCGTACAGGGGTTCAGCAAGATCCTGTGGTGTGCTGCTCTTTTTGTGCGTGCTATAAGACTACCTTTTGGAAGTGCAAATGACCACCTGTGCAGTGTCATCAAAGCCTTCCAAACGCGATCGGCACGGAAGGCCACTTCATATCTTCACCTTCTCCCTCTCAGCGCGTATCTCCACCATCGCGGCCCCTCCCTCTCTCCACCTCTTCCAGCTGACGGCGATCCGTGACCGATCACTTCCCTAGTAAATGATCCGTCAGCGACGTATTTGCCAAGGAAGCCGCGGCACCCAAATTCGAACAACTTAACCGCATGCAGCGAGCTGTGGGAGAGTGAAAGAAGATTGGCGGCTTCAACGTCACATTTTAGCTAAAGCTGTTGCCAGGCGTCCAAAACGCCGCCGGAACTTTAGTTATTCTAAATTGTTTACTTATCTCCGCAGTTTTATTCTAAGAATAACGAGGAAATTGTTGGCTCAATATAGCTCCTGATTATTTTTACTTCTGTTTCTCAGCGGTTGTAAATATTATGTCAAGACAAATCGCTCTTGATTCCTGCTGGTCATAAAGCTTGTGTTTGTCAAAATTTTATCTTTTTATAGAGCACCAGGccacaagaaaaagaaacaaaaacaatccATACCCACTGCGTTTGTCGTTATGCAGTGATCTATAGTAAGTCACGTGAAACGTACAAAGACAATGATGAACGTTAAGGCAGCGAAATTAAAGTAAGCCCAAGTTGGGGTCGCATGTCTATCACTAACGCTGTGGCTTTCTTTCTTCGTTGCCTCATCGTCGTCGTCTCGcagagtgttcactacatggagtTTACAATACAGAATTTTCCTCCCAAAATGTAAGAATATTAGAACGTACAAGGCAGAATATAGACCAACTGTAAAACTACAAAGAAAAAGATTAAGAGGTTGGTATACATATTCTTGTGTTGTGTGTCCTGTTTTTAACATTGGTCTGTCGTAGTGTTCATCAAATTTTTTTCGTTGTTGATACCATACTAAACGAAGTTTATTGTCCAGTACGTCATTGAAGCGTTttcatttgtcctgcagtgcagATGCGATTCTCCGAAAATATTTAGACCTTACCACATTCATAGACGGGCAAGTATGTCAATGGCTGCATTGAATTTTACATTGGTGCCGGCGAAGACAATGATCATACTATGAACCCGAGATGCCACATTGTACATAGGCGTACGTGGGATGGCTTCCAAGCTGGCGTTAAAGCTGCAGTTCGGAGTGACTGTACTCACCAATGATTGAAGCACTGCTGAGTGAGACTGGTACCATGACGAGTCCGTAAAGGCCCGTGCATGTAGCCAGCCTTTCGATGCCCATATACTGAGCCAAGAGGATACCTCGTATGGCTGTTGAAAAACCGGCCACTGTGGTCTCTGTGACTCGCAATGCCACGATCTCGCTGAACGAAGGGCCAATGTGGGGCAGAATCACGGCGCAGATGGCCTCGAGGGCGTAGGAGCTGGCGAAGAGCGGAAATCGGCTAATCGGAGCCCAGTCTGACAGGGGCATTATGAAGATGCGGCCCACTAGATGGCCCGCGGCACCAAACTCGACGAGGTGCGTTGCCAATTCCACTTTGATTCCTTTGTCGACAGCGTAGTCCACAGCTGTGGTACCGAACGACACTCCCGAATAGTCACCCACGACTGTCGCAAAAAGGAACACGTAGAAGGCGGGTGTTCGAAACACTGCGGCGGCAAATCGACGGAGGCCTCGAAAAGCCTCGGAAATAGAGCTCATGGAAAGACTTTGTGACCCTTGTTGTTGGTCTTGACGTTTGCTGGATGGGGGAGTGTCTTCTGTGATCACTGGTTCTACGCAAACCGTAACGTTTGACTCTGCGGATTTCTTCCCCGCTCTCCAATCGACGGGATCGTTTACGTGGCTCAGACTGATCGTTGCTGGTGGTCTTTGTTGAGGCACCTGCAGTCTGTGAGACGAGATGGTCTTCCGCTGACGAGAGTGCCGTGATAGTCTTGAGAGGAGTTTTCTCAACACTTCCGTATTCACTGGGCTAGGGTTCTTGAGCAGCATGCTCAGTGGTATGGAGTGCAAGAGAAGAGCCCCGGTCATCAGAAGGGTACCGTCGAGAGCATACTTTGCGCGGAGATGTGTGAGGAATGCTGGGCCCAGTAAACCAGATATGCCCCACGCAGTGAATGTCAACGTGAAGGCGGTGCCCTTGTACCTGTCAAAGTACATCAGGATGTAGATAGCGACTGATGACACAAAGATTCCGACGCCGAGTCCTGCGTAAAAAGAAAGGGAGACGTTATCTAGGGATGAAGCAAAATATGCCCTGCTTTTCAGGCCTACTTTGCCTGTGTAAGAAGACAATACAGATTTCCCCAGTGATGTTGTCAGGTAAACTTTTTGTGTAAGCAATAAAGCACAACGTGGCTCATGTTGGTGGTGGTCTTTACTGCGGTGGCTGCGTCAGACATCTGAATTCGTATATACTACGCAACTGTAAGTTATGCACATGTAAAACATTATATGCGTTGACACGTGCCCGAGTAAATTATATCAATAGCCCTGAGTGAAAATTCTGTTTCATCATATAATTTAGAAGGAAAGTGCCATAATTATATATTTGAGCCCCTGCCATTGTAATTATAGCGGCTCAAGTCAATAGTTCTTTGAGACATTATGCATTATTAGGCTGACTCTTTCAAAGAACTTTTTATACAAGAAATGTGTTAAATTCTGTCGTTCAATACTAGTACCACTTCAGAAGCTCGCGGAGTGTCCTTCTGAAAGGCAGATGCCTACAAGTATGCATTAATTAACACCGTATAGTCAGCATAGTTCATTGTGAGGCTCTATTGGCTATTAGTGAGTGAAAACAGGCCGTTATATAACGAACCCTCGCTGGCGTTACTCACTTTACCTATTAGTCAATTGAACTACGGGGTGGACAAAAAGCAATGGGAGACACAGCCGCGGACAACGGAGTGTTAGGTGTTATGACGAGATGAGGAATTTCGCAGGCATAAAATAAAGTGAACCTTGTTGCACAGCGTAGGGTAAATTGGACGTCATTGGGAATGTTCTTCCCCCGACAGAGGCCTTAACTGAGTTGGAAGCCACATGATGAAGAGACAATGGTGGCAGCATGCGTTCAGGTACTATAGGCCATAGAAGAAACAGCAGTTGGCGTCCCCCGCCTTAGAAATTCACAGGGTAtaaagtagggggggggggagtgtgcGCGGTATGCTGTGATATGTCTTTGAATATAACCCACACTCCTCACCATACATGACGCCAAGACTGATGGACAGCCAGATGATCTCGCGGGCAAAGGCTGACGTGATAACCCCTAGCGATGCTAGGAGTGCTCCCAGAACGGCGATGTTAGCGACGGGGGCGCGTCGTTGAAGCGCACCCACAAttaaacctgaaaaaaaaaagaaaggcagtttACGTGACGTGCGTTTTCGTATTGCAGACTGAACGATTGAATCTTGAAGTTATGTGAGATCACTGTGAAATCAAATGAACAATCAATCTCGCAAGTCGATGAGCCTTGCTAGTCGCACCAAAAACAGACTACTCAGTTGTTCAACAGAAAGCGTTGGTATGTAAAGCTTTGTTCGCCTCTTTATTCTCCTTTCGGTGGTTCAGCGTGAAAtaccatgatatgattattatATATGTCATAATAAaggtctccagaaatttcggccccCTGGGTTTATGtaacgggcacctaaatctaagtacatgggcctcaaacatttttgcctcaatcgaagatgcagccgccacagctgcgATCCGATCTCGCCACCtccgggttagcagtcgagtgccataacagCTACACCAGTGAGGAGGGGTGTTCGCCTTCTCTTTAGGGCGAAGTATACATTGTCTGCAATTAATTGGGCAATTCACTCTAAAAACGTTTAGTTTATACAGGGGCGTTGGCGTTCTGTGTCAGTTCCATCAGGCACCTACTCAGAGGTGTCTAGGGAAGGGCCCCCGTGGTACACATCGGTGTGGAGCCGTATAATGCATGCCTGCATGGTATTGCGAGAGGCCATTTACATCCGTATCACATTTATTACAATGCATTTGACGCAGCTGATTTTTAAAGAGTTGTCTCATATACTTTTTGTTGCTTCGTTAACTTCTGGTTTACATTAAGTTGGTGTGAAATTAAGTCCCAAAATTTTTTTTGCCCTAAAGTTCTATCACCCACCAAACTGTTCATTGACAAATTGAGCTGCACATTCTCCGCCTATGCCGTCTGCCACTATTCCTACACATTCCCAAAGCGCCACTTAAGAAAGTTTGCGCCACAATATTCAGATATGTCCTTCGAAGCATTTGTAGAAACACAGTCATGATCACTATTTATATCCATCATCATTTTGCGGTGCTAGTAGCTCAAGACATGAGTCAGTCGGACTACAAGCTCCCGTTTTTGGTGGAACGGGCACTGCAGCTGCCGCCACTCTTCTTCGGCGCTACAAATAAAGTGGTGAGATTGGCACAGACCCTACGGCCACCTTCACGTCGTCTCACGCCTCGTATTGTCTCGCTACACTTAATTTCAACCTTTCCAAATATTATTTCATTATCTGCTTCCAATTCTCATGGTAATACTGGCTGATATGCTTCAGTCATTCCTTCTCAACAATTTTCGACTCACAGATTTCTCAAGTAATCGTGGGAACTGTGTTAAGCACTGTTGTTCGGGGCTGACGGCCACGGTTCATTACACTACGTCTGAGTTGTTTGTGGCACTTGGTAGTACAGTAAACTATAGACCCAAAGAAAACTGAAGTTCCGCACCTCATAATTTCATTTGTATTCCACCTGCGCAATGCGTAATATGCTGTGAAATATGTCGACTGTATCTATCTTTGCGGGGCGCTGTTGGTTCGTATCACTCGAACCAATCGTCAGTGCAGCTCGTGTATGTAGTTAAGGTGATGCAAACATACCTTCCCCGCCCCCTTGGTATACACAACTTTTCTATAGACGGTTTGCCCCGTGTGGCGCCGGATGGTGACGCATAACAGTGGCATACGATGCCAATATACCCTGTCCTACTTCATTCAATCTTCATATTCTCTTCATCCTCACATCGGTGCCCCTCAAACTTACTGTTCCTTTCCACCCCCTTGATATATATGGCTTTTTTATAAATCAGGTGTCTCCAACAACTCACGCCGCCCGTGCATGACTGTCTTCGTCCCACTGTCCTTGTAATTATGTACAGCCGCGCTCAGTATTAGTCGCAACATGCTATCTGCGCTTAAAATGACAATTGCGAAGTGCACCTACCCAGAGAAAAACATTTATGAATTAAAGTAGCTCACTAGTGGTACTTCGTGAACCAATTTGACACTTGTCGGCGTTATTTTTCAGACGTGAGGTCGCATTAACCACAGCCAGTGTGTTACATCTCATATTGAGCCCCACTGTACGTGTTCTACATAGGCTATACGGGTCTGATTAATTGTTTTTAGGAAGCACGTCATGGAATCGCCATGTGTTCTAACTCAACCATGAAACTAAAAGTATGTTTAGGAACCGGCGTCCCGATTTTAGTCATTTAGATTTAGGCAACCACTTCCGACATGTTGGAATTCTAGCGCCAGAGCTCCTTCGCAAATGACCTGTATGTGAGATATgccaaactttttatttttcaaatggtGGCGTTAGCTTAAATCTCTATCCCCTCACCCTCTCCCCCGTTACTGCTTCCTTGTCCACGCCCTTGCGAATCTAACTTGTGTCAGTGGTCAGTGCGACTCGCTGGCTGTAGTGCGCTTGATATCCCTTCTATAGCAGTTTTAGCAGTACATGAATTTGGCTGCGCAACACCCGGTTTCCGTTTTGTCAGCACTGAAACTATGCTCAGATACACTATGCTAATGCTGAAATAGTTTACATTCACCTATAAAGCGTACGCCACACGATTGTCGGTCATTCCTACAGTACCCCAACAACAACGTATGCTGCACACTTAACATGTTAGCGTAGCGAATATAACTTGAAACAGGAGAATCCAGCCCTAACATCTTGTTTTACATATTTTCTGTGTCCAAGCATATcgtattaaagtaaaaaaaaatttgaggTAAGAACTGCTTGATAAAATTGCAAGACATACCCGAAACATGCATTGCCATGGTTAAGGAGTTTTGGGGCCAGGATGCTCGCTCTCGGCTCACGTCGTAGTCATCAacgaagaaaacgaaaagaacggCCATGTATGAAGCTGGCAGTGTGATGAGCAGCGTGGACAGCGCAGCCAAGACGGGAATGCCCCAGCACGTGTCCATCGGGAGGCTGTCCCGGCAAGTTCCATTCCCACGCTTGATGGACACTGGCGGGGGCGACATTGGCTTTCTCTGTCGAATTTGTACAAAGTGAAATATGGTCCGCTTGTATCCCACGTCCTGGAAAGCAAATATATCCAAATTGCAAACGTGTGTTTCTTCTGTGTGCGGCACTTTTGCAATAAATATCTTGCAATATGGCTCTGGTGGTGGagctttattttattactttTTGCACCTGAGGAAAATCATACCATCGCAGTTGTACGCAGTTTCAATACGTGAAGTAAGAGAAGTCAAAACCTATTAATTAACACTGGGGTTGAGATAATGTCAGAATTAGGCGCGTTGTAAGAAAAGCTGATTACAATCACTTTTCTTGAAAGTTGCTGAATGAAGAGTTAAACTATGATTGCCGGTCAAAGTTTAACAATTTTAAGCACGTAGAGTTTCAATACGCCTCATCTATTCGAGCAATATTTGCTCACAAATCagtcgaaaaaaaaaggggggggggagaatgtaAGCTCTCGGTATGGGTGCACTGCACTAGTAGTCAAGCTCAATCATATCAAGTTGGTGTTAGGAACATTTACTTCTGTTTATTAAACCAAGACTTACCCTACTGGCCCGATAATTTTGTATAAAAAATGGCAAACTCCATTTAGGAATCCTAAAAGGGGCAGTGGGATCGTAAAAATTGCGGTATAATGATGCAGAAAAGAACACGACCACCTTACAAGACACCGTGCTTTTCGTTTCCTGTTGTTTGCCTGCCTGCATATATGCGTCTTTCCGATAAAGGAGCCAGTCGAGAGTCATCGCTTTATGTCCCGAGTCACGTAGAGTGCGCTCTGTTATCCAAGAGTATTCATTCATGGGCTTCGTCAAAGCGGCCCCCTGTTAACCATTACCGCACGACAAAGGGAACATATCAGGGGCTAAGTAATTTGCAGTTGCTTATTGCAGAAACAACTATGCGTGCTGTGTGGAGATATTGAGGATCACAACATGCTGTGATCATCAGAGTCACCAACACTTACTCCCCTAGAAACCATGTATTCTGCGAACGGTTAGTTTCCCAACTTAAACTCTTTATTATACCTTTACACTGCGTAAAATGCACTCCGTAAAGTTTCCTCCGTTATCTTTACACATTTCTCTCCATTTGTGAAAGACACAGCTGGATTAAGCCAGCTAGTTGATAAATTTAGACAAACAGACAACGACTCGTGAGACAAAAGTTTCCTATTATTGAGATACAATAGTGATAAAGTACGTATAGGATGTATTAATGGCTATGATCTTGTATAGCATATGCACAAATCTACTAACACCTATATCAATCGTTGGGATTGTCAGTGATTAAGAGATCAAAGAACATATACACATAATTGATGCATGTTCAGAACACAGAGGTCAAGTATAACAAAGCGATGACCACATTCACCGACGTCTTTGCATAGAATGGAATCACTGGATTTTATCTGAGCTAACGTGTGTGGCGCGGAAAAATGCTGGATTAAAAAGATGCTTGAGAAACTGAAGCTACAAGCAATGGGTGATAGGAATAAAAATGTTACGCGTTCTTCAAGAGACACAAAGGCACTGTCGTTTTTGAAGAGGTAGGCATGGATAGTCGATTACTAAGTCTACCTGAAAATATGACGAAAAATGAAGCCAGGTAGGGATCATAGTGAGCGAGTCACTGCACCATGAAATATTAGAAATGTAATGTACACTAGCGAGCACGCGTATATGAATTATAGGAGCGCGGTGCGAACTCGTCGTCTACTTTGGGTGAGCAGTGCTGTCGAGAGAATCACTCTGTTCGCGCGTCGACCGGGGAAACACTCTAGAAAGCTGACGCCTCACCGCTACATGATGGAAATGGCCATTGGGCCACTTACGAGCTGTTGTCGGTGCGCTTCTACTCATAGGTGTATGTGCCAAGCTGGAGAGCGCAGTCGAATAGAGATCATCTTGTGGTGAGGCAATATTTAGTAATTAACCGGCCTCGTATGGGCAATCGCAGATCATAGAGATGAGTTCATTCTCCTCTCAACATGAATAAGAAAACTTTGATGCTGCTGATACCATAGGCCTACAACTTCAATGCCAGCTTACAAATAAACATCGATGCACCATCCCGTGGCCCTTTGGCGAGAGGTATGTCTCCAGAAATTTTCGCACAAGTGCTGATGTAGAAGGCCTGACGGCTGAAGTACTTCTGCGTATTAAAACCAAACATTGAAACCAAAGGATGTCTAATGGGAAGGACGATGGGTTAAATGCGTACTGATTGTAAATGCAGTAAATCCGCACAAAGCAGCTGCGCGATGCGAAAACTGGCAACAGCGACTTTTATGTCTTTACGCATGGAAAAGCGTGTACGTTGCCCTTAGGCTCATTACCATTCTTGTAAATGCAAAAAAATTGAGTCTTTGTCACGTTTGAGAATGCGAAAAACCTCTTGAAAATTTACTTTCTTTTACGCGACAGGTTAAGTGTCTACCGCACGAATTTCGCGGACAGCTCGGCAGCAGTGTTTTGCGTGGCTTTGATGTCAAAGGGACCAAATACGCTGGGAATTCATTCTCCACCATAGGCCCGTGCACATGAAGGCAGCCCTTCTTTCCTCTGCCGCCTATCCCCTGATTTCTCTCGTACTTTCAGAGAATTATGATCACGGTGACTGCATGTACCCCgctgagagagagggggggggttaATAGGTAAAAATTTCGGCCCCTTACAACAATCTTTTGATTTCATTGAGGAGGACAACAGAAGTGTTAGTTTTTGTTGGGGAGCACCGATTGCTCTACTATTTCATGAATAAAACGTACAGCTGGCAACTGTTTTGAAAAATGGCCCGAAACTGCGTGTAAGGTTGTCAAAGACAGACTTCTAATGTCGGCTTCGTAATTGTCAGTGGTGCGAGCATTGTTCCAAAAGCAGGGTACTAAAAAAGAATGCTCATTCTAGGCCTCCAACTTTTCATTTTCGAACAAACAATTTCCTATAGGTGGCACCAAAATAGTTGGCGACCAACTTTTGCTTCTACAAACTTCACAAAAGTATATGACAATGTATACGTTTAGTTCAAGTAGACAACTCACATCCCAGCCTCTTCATCTCATATCCACGAAGCATTGTCTATGTTTGCCCGAGATCATCAATTAAAAACTGCGAGAACAGATCTTTTCGTTGCGTACTGAATTGCGGGAAAGTATAGTCGATAAAAGTAGACGTGGGTTTATTCCCATGCGACGCACGTGCGTGCCTACGATGAATCATGAAATGAGCAGCATTGCTCTATGGTGTTTCACGTAACACATACATTCCAAAGTAACGAGACATCTGCTCGTGTCAAACACGGCCCGCACGATACCCGCCAATGAATGACGCTACTTCCGGCCATCTTTGCACATTTTCACGGAGCGATGCCAGCTATAGACGAAAAGAAAAAGTTTGACTCTTCGCCTAAAAAGTATAGCGGCCAAGCTTCTATGTTAAAGAGCATGAGAGATTACTCTGAGTGATTGGTATATTGGCTTCCTCTCTACTTTCGCCTATAAT
The sequence above is drawn from the Rhipicephalus microplus isolate Deutch F79 chromosome 3, USDA_Rmic, whole genome shotgun sequence genome and encodes:
- the LOC119159956 gene encoding monocarboxylate transporter 5 — protein: MSPPPVSIKRGNGTCRDSLPMDTCWGIPVLAALSTLLITLPASYMAVLFVFFVDDYDVSRERASWPQNSLTMAMHVSGLIVGALQRRAPVANIAVLGALLASLGVITSAFAREIIWLSISLGVMYGLGVGIFVSSVAIYILMYFDRYKGTAFTLTFTAWGISGLLGPAFLTHLRAKYALDGTLLMTGALLLHSIPLSMLLKNPSPVNTEVLRKLLSRLSRHSRQRKTISSHRLQVPQQRPPATISLSHVNDPVDWRAGKKSAESNVTVCVEPVITEDTPPSSKRQDQQQGSQSLSMSSISEAFRGLRRFAAAVFRTPAFYVFLFATVVGDYSGVSFGTTAVDYAVDKGIKVELATHLVEFGAAGHLVGRIFIMPLSDWAPISRFPLFASSYALEAICAVILPHIGPSFSEIVALRVTETTVAGFSTAIRGILLAQYMGIERLATCTGLYGLVMVPVSLSSASIIGFFRDTMGSYDGFYRMLAALNTVVFVLLGIFLVYDWTCPKRRGSNWSQKSLAHIAVDQRDQLEQRC